The following proteins are co-located in the Silene latifolia isolate original U9 population chromosome 1, ASM4854445v1, whole genome shotgun sequence genome:
- the LOC141658644 gene encoding uncharacterized protein LOC141658644 gives MHATIPPKLKDPGSFSIPCHIGHLAISKALCDSGASVNVMPYSICKKLNMGQLNITNMTLQMADRSLQRPLGVLEDVPVRIGKYFIPVDFVILDMAEDVHIPNILGRPFLHTAGAIIDLGRGRLTLALGDDRITFDLEKSLKQPMIEETCNRIDIIDLTVDDSLSLNLDRDPLEIALLTDPAIERSSWSPEVFAIEKLLT, from the coding sequence ATGCACGCTACCATTCCACCAAAGctaaaggatccagggagtttttctatcccttgtcatatagGTCATTtagctattagtaaagctctttgtgattctGGAGCTAGTGTCAATGTTATGCCGTATTCAATATGTAAAAAGCTTAATATGGGTCAACTTAATATCACTAATATGACtctacagatggctgaccgttcTCTACAACGCCCTCTAGGTGTTTTAGAAGACGTGCCAGTTAGAATAGGGAAAtatttcattccagttgacttCGTTATTCTTGATATGGCTGAAGATGTCCACATCCCCAACATTCTCGGCAGACCATTCCTTCATACCGCAGGGGCCATTATAGATCTGGGGAGAGGCCGACTGACATTAGCTTTAGGAGATGATAGGATCACTTTTGATTTAGAAAAATCATTAAAACAACCCATGATTGAGGAAACTTGTAATAGAATTGATATTATTGATTTGACTGTTGATGACTCTCTTTCTTTAAACTTGGATAgagatcctctggagattgccctgcTGACTGATCCAGCTATTGAGAGGAGctcatggagtccagaagtttTCGCAATAGAGAAGTTGCTGACTTGA